The Anguilla anguilla isolate fAngAng1 chromosome 4, fAngAng1.pri, whole genome shotgun sequence genome has a window encoding:
- the dda1 gene encoding DET1- and DDB1-associated protein 1: MDKADFLKGLPVYNKSNFSRFHADSVCKASNRRPSVYLPTREYPSEQIIVTEKTNILLRYLHQQWDKKNAAKKREQEQGEAESPAPPRKIARTDSQEMNEDT, translated from the exons ATGGACAAG GCAGATTTCTTGAAGGGCTTGCCTGTCTATAACAAGAGCAATTTCAGCAGATTCCATGCGGATTCTGTGTGCAAAGCATCG AACAGGAGACCATCTGTTTACCTCCCCACACGTGAATACCCTTCTGAGCAGA TCATTGTGACAGAGAAGACAAATATCCTCCTTCGCTATCTTCACCAACAGTGGGACAAAAAG AATGCAGCCAAGAAACGGGAGCAGGAGCAAGGAGAAGCGGAGAGCCCCGCTCCGCCCCGAAAAATTGCCCGAACAGACAGCCAAGAGATGAACGAGGACACTTAA
- the abhd8b gene encoding protein ABHD8: MLTGFIDGLLCCLTGKSANVVVPIETSEPADGFEFVEVKPGRVLRVRHIIPERPAVMEQVTGQGGTVHCKRKITVYRNGQMVIENMGDILRPELLHCQNGDTEPSSTVEVDLLDSSAPATSTSTPDPNSTPPPGQEQQEQPAPRRRRRKPKRTVVIDCEQKISSCKGTHSDVALFFVHGVGGSLDIWASQLEFFSCLGYEVIAPDLAGHGASSAPQIAAAYTFYALAEDMRAIFKRYARRRNILIGHSYGVSFCTFLAHEYPEQVHKVVMINGGGPTALEPSLCSIFNLPTCVLHCLSPCLAWSFLKAGFARQGAKEKQLLKEGNAFNVSSFVLRAMMSGQYWPEGDEVYHAELTVPILLVHGMHDKFVPIEEDQRMAEILLLAFLKVIDEGSHMVMMECPETVNTLLHEFFLWEPDTSNGSKTKQEPAKPPADRNPLSNGQVQPIAEGKDKNK, from the exons ATGCTAACAGGCTTTATCGATGGACTCCTGTGCTGCCTTACGGGGAAATCTGCCAATGTTGTTGTACCCATCGAGACCTCAGAACCAGCAGATGGCTTCGAATTTGTGGAGGTGAAGCCAGGGAGAGTGCTACGGGTGCGGCACATCATCCCAGAGAGGCCGGCAGTGATGGAGCAGGTGACTGGTCAAGGGGGTACAGTGCACTGCAAGCGGAAGATCACGGTGTACCGCAATGGGCAGATGGTCATTGAAAACATGGGTGACATTCTACGCCCCGAGCTCCTCCACTGTCAGAACGGCGACACGGAGCCAAGCAGCACTGTGGAGGTGGACCTCTTGGACTCTAGCGCTCCTGCCACTTCCACAAGCACCCCTGACCCCAATTCAACTCCCCCACCTGGACAGGAACAGCAAGAGCAGCCTGCGCCTCGCCGAAGGCGACGCAAACCCAAGCGCACAGTGGTCATAGACTGCGAGCAGAAGATCTCCAGCTGCAAAGGCACCCATTCTGACGTGGCCCTCTTCTTTGTGCACGGGGTGGGCGGCTCGCTGGACATCTGGGCGAGTCAGCTGGAGTTCTTCTCCTGCCTTGGCTACGAGGTCATCGCCCCTGACCTGGCTGGCCACGGGGCGAGCTCTGCTCCCCAGATTGCGGCCGCCTACACCTTCTATGCCCTGGCTGAGGACATGCGCGCCATCTTCAAGCGATACGCGAGGCGACGCAACATTCTCATCGGACACTCCTACGG GGTGTCCTTCTGCACCTTCCTGGCCCATGAGTACCCAGAGCAGGTTCACAAGGTGGTGATGATCAATGGTGGAGGCCCAACAGCCCTGGAACCCAGCCTCTGCTCCATCTTCAACCTTCCTACCTGTGTGCTCCACTGTCTGTCCCCCTGCTTAGCCTGGAGTTTCCTCAA GGCTGGGTTTGCCCGTCAGGGTGCCAAGGAGAAGCAACTTCTGAAAGAGGGCAATGCTTTCAATGTGTCGTCCTTCGTTTTGCGGGCTATGATGAGCGGGCAGTACTGGCCAGAGGGGGATGAGGTGTACCACGCAGAGCTCACTGTGCCCATCCTGCTGGTGCATGGAATGCATGACAAGTTTGTGCCCATCGAAGAGGACCAGCGCATGGCTGAG ATACTCCTCCTGGCCTTCCTGAAAGTGATTGATGAGGGCAGCCATATGGTGATGATGGAGTGTCCAGAGACGGTCAACACCCTTCTGCATGAGTTCTTTCTGTGGGAGCCTGACACCTCCAATGgctccaaaacaaaacaagaacctgCCAAGCCTCCTGCCGACAGGAATCCTCTCTCCAATGGGCAAGTACAGCCAATAGCGGAGGGCAAGGACAAGAACAAGTAA
- the ankle1 gene encoding ankyrin repeat and LEM domain-containing protein 1 isoform X2 yields MHSNRKNLATQLSQAVRDGEPRAVENLLSRGANPNLILRKGVAAVHLAVGIETEKRIRCLKLLLQHGADPNVRSVEDLTPLHVAALWGCYQNLKLLLQNGGDPSLKDQDGNQPVDLANQQENSKCAQLLQEYQSLDGTEAEEEDLPQFQYSFYRGHGSKVVPSSSCMEESTSASENSRFSDFNEGPLSSTRRSSCLNLSGTSNRPRFSGLSDITDLHLRRTLEWDRDSDWGVPSVLYSTRMSAAGSRAPSGTLPILQEGVALPNCSLLPSKDLDISAIQRQSSVFPHHEDPPCYSRLVSRKSVTFKDTDEYFPVFSADSPRKPVEQESSSLVDTTVDFSTYPNFLDSERTATLQHHQGIDVTSPDHVFVFSRDIDCASPDLDKTVMGHWLMEGGEMDEGGGEEFDKVIDPVQPPHSSSSSSGASQYSSCDSDQYTSALEPPLHHRCIPPSTEDAEKRSESRKCGTPPEAASFILPSSRAAPQEPTFPLKSLGAESLYPVLGEELKEHLLSKGHSHNDGYPALPNVPILWGSDPSNGVMTEAELPAMMNDLQLCAKSPLSKTGEDPQKGLVKAFSDTFPAAQSEREEDLHAGEFMHSSRASGALAKEEIEFPLTPSPFVTGRTRSRMSRSSLRTTGSPHTPLSASSLFDVTLSPPTRRLRRNNTGRTCDRQADGLRCTPNLSSNGLGAAPANAEIQGSQESETCSLRADGHQSSQRSDSQADTLIISRSMADTVIISGSLADTVILEDRNGESVPNSSGDGQVETSPSCPSNDVIEEKEFLTDDQSSLNGEGPNEVLNLVPPQVSPPRPNVEESWITDDVESSDSQSELHYTSPEPRKEPPATPASGGTPRYSMSRLSACQKPQTLANLSYTPGGRPLIVDVDEPVEYLYTDVEQGHELIECHLPPTANTSLSSNTSSSEDTVLYDWRSAMLGLGKENHLCQEEVLPDTKGLTDKELRCRLKELGEDPGPINRRTRPVYIQRLHRLQMKPNSQQPANQNSGYSTELAAALDRFALPNCFDEEMALCQQFDQPDQNRKWREGIIKSSFNYLLLDPRVTKNLPYRSQSMTPAECFQTFVGAIFYVGKGKRSRPYSHLYEALEYYRGDKISKVQHILQVWNAGQGVISLHCFQNVIPVEAYTREACMVDAIGLKMLTNQKRGDYYGIVATWPLKQRRELGVHLLFRAMQIFLAEGERQLRPVDIRAGQ; encoded by the exons ATGCATTCTAACAGGAAGAATCTAGCGACACAACTGAGCCAAGCTGTCAGAGATGGAGAACCGAG GGCTGTGGAAAATCTTCTTTCGCGAGGCGCAAATCCAAACTTGATACTTCGCAAAGGTGTCGCGGCGGTGCATTTAGCTGTTGgcatagagacagagaagcgAATTCGTTGCCTAAAGCTTCTTCTACAGCATGGGGCTGACCCTAATGTGAG gTCGGTAGAGGATCTGACACCCTTGCACGTTGCTGCACTATGGGGCTGCTACCAGAACCTCAAGCTGCTTCTGCAGAATGGAGGAGACCCCAGCTTAAAAGACCAG GATGGGAACCAACCAGTTGATTTGGCAAATCAACAGGAGAACAGCAAATGTGCACAGCTCCTGCAGGAATACCAGTCCTTGGATGGTACAGAAGCAGAGGAGGAAGACCTGCCGCAATTCCAATACT CCTTTTATCGTGGCCATGGCAGTAAGGTCGTACCCTCCAGCTCTTGCATGGAAGAAAGCACTTCTGCATCTGAGAACTCCCGATTTAGTGACTTCAATGAGGGGCCACTCAGTAGCACACGGCGTTCTTCCTGTTTGAACCTGTCAGGAACCAGCAACAGGCCCAGATTCTCAGGGCTGTCCGATATCACTGACCTACATTTACGTCGTACCCTGGAATGGGACAGGGACTCGGACTGGGGTGTTCCCTCAGTTCTCTATAGCACTCGGATGTCCGCAGCAGGTTCAAGAGCACCCTCAGGGACTTTGCCTATACTTCAGGAGGGAGTCGCACTTCCTAACTGCAGCTTGTTGCCCTCTAAGGACCTAGATATCTCTGCGATCCAAAGACAGTCCAGTGTGTTCCCTCACCATGAGGACCCACCCTGTTACTCACGCCTTGTCAGCCGAAAAAGTGTAACCTTCAAGGACACGGATGAATACTTTCCGGTGTTCAGTGCCGACTCTCCCAGGAAGCCAGTGGAACAAGAGAGTAGCTCCTTGGTTGACACAACAGTCGACTTCTCAACCTACCCAAACTTTCTGGATTCAGAGCGTACGGCTACTTTGCAGCATCATCAGGGAATTGATGTCACCTCACCTGATCACGTCTTTGTATTCTCCCGAGATATTGATTGTGCCAGTCCTGACTTGGATAAGACTGTAATGGGACATTGGCTAATGGAGGGGGGCGAAATGGATGAGGGAGGTGGTGAGGAGTTTGATAAGGTGATTGACCCTGTCCAGCCGCCTCACAGCTCCAGTAGCAGCAGTGGGGctagtcaatacagtagctgTGACAGTGACCAGTACACCAGTGCCCTAGAGCCACCGCTCCATCACAGGTGCATCCCACCTTCGACAGAAGATGCAGAAAAGAGATCAGAATCTAGAAAATGTGGCACTCCTCCCGAGGCAGCCTCCTTTATTTTGCCATCAAGCAGGGCAGCACCACAAGAGCCTACATTTCCTTTGAAATCACTGGGCGCAGAGAGTTTGTATCCTGTACTTGGAGAAGAGCTAAAGGAGCACTTGTTAAGCAAGGGTCATTCACATAACGATGGGTATCCTGCCTTACCAAATGTCCCCATTCTGTGGGGCTCAGACCCTTCAAATGGGGTCATGACAGAGGCAGAGCTTCCTGCTATGATGAACGACTTGCAGCTGTGTGCTAAATCCCCCCTAAGCAAAACTGGGGAAGACCCGCAGAAAGGTCTGGTTAAGGCATTTTCAGACACATTCCCTGCGGCACAATCTGAGAGGGAGGAGGACCTGCATGCAGGGGAGTTCATGCATTCTTCCAGAGCAAGTGGGGCTCTGGCCAAGGAAGAGATAGAGTTTCCACTGACACCCAGCCCATTTGTCACAGGAAGGACACGTTCCAGAATGAGCCGCTCCTCCCTACGAACCACTGgcagcccacacacacccctgtccGCTTCCTCTCTGTTTGATGTGACCTTGTCTCCACCAACACGCCGGTTGCGTCGTAATAACACTGGCAGAACatgtgacagacaggcagatggaCTTCGTTGCACTCCAAATCTTTCATCAAATGGATTGGGGGCTGCTCCAGCAAACGCCGAAATTCAGGGCAGCCAAGAGAGTGAGACCTGCAGTCTGAGGGCTGATGGACACCAGAGTTCACAACGGAGTGACAGCCAAGCAGACACCCTAATAATCTCTAGGAGTATGGCTGACACAGTTATTATCTCTGGTAGTTTAGCTGACACTGTGATCCTGGAGGACAGGAATGGTGAAAGTGTGCCTAACTCTTCTGGAGACGGTCAAGTTGAGACCAGTCCATCTTGCCCCAGTAATGATGTTATAGAGGAGAAGGAATTCCTAACGGATGATCAGTCAAGTTTGAACGGGGAAGGGCCCAATGAGGTATTGAATCTGGTTCCTCCTCAAGTGAGTCCTCCGAGGCCAAATGTGGAAGAATCCTGGATCACTGATGATGTTGAGTCCAGTGACTCACAGTCAGAGCTCCATTATACTTCTCCAGAGCCACGGAAAGAACCACCAGCAACCCCTGCCTCTGGAGGTACCCCACGATACAGTATGAGTAGGCTATCTGCATGCCAAAAGCCCCAGACCCTGGCCAACCTCTCGTACACCCCAGGAGGACGGCCCCTGATTGTGGATGTGGACGAGCCTGTTGAGTACCTTTATACTGATGTTGAACAAGGCCATGAGCTGATCGAGTGCCATTTGCCACCCACTGCCAACACCAGCCTCAGCTCCAATACGAGCAGTAGTGAGGATACTGTGCTGTATGACTGGCGCTCTGCGATGCTTGGCCTCGGAAAGGAGAACCATCTGTGTCAGGAAGAGGTATTGCCAGATACCAAGGGGCTAACTGACAAGGAGCTGAGGTGCAGGCTGAAGGAGCTGGGGGAGGATCCAGGCCCCATCAATCGGCGTACTCGTCCAGTGTACATCCAGAGACTGCACCGCCTACAGATGAAGCCCAACAGCcaacagccagccaatcagaactcgg GATACAGTACGGAATTGGCTGCTGCTCTGGACCGTTTTGCTCTGCCTAACTGCTTTGATGAGGAGATGGCACTGTGCCAGCAGTTTGACCAACCAGACCAAAATAGGAAGTGGCGTGAAGGCATCATCAAGTCCAGCTTCAACTATCTGCTCCTCGACCCCAG AGTCACAAAGAACTTACCATACCGCAGTCAGTCCATGACCCCTGCAGAGTGTTTCCAAACTTTTGTTGGAGCCATTTTCTATGTGGGCAAGGGCAAGAGATCTCGGCCGTACAGCCACCTGTACGAAGCACTGGAGTACTACCGAGGAGACAAAATTTCCAAG GTGCAGCACATCCTGCAGGTATGGAATGCTGGGCAGGGGGTCATTTCCCTGCACTGCTTCCAGAACGTCATCCCAGTGGAAGCTTACACCCGAGAAGCCTGCATGGTTGATGCCATTG GCCTAAAGatgctgaccaatcagaagcgGGGGGACTACTATGGGATTGTGGCGACTTGGCCTTTGAAACAGCGGCGTGAACTGGGAGTCCACCTGCTTTTCCGGGCCATGCAGATCTTCCTGGCGGAAGGAGAACGGCAGCTGCGGCCAGTGGACATCAGGGCAGGCCAGTGA
- the ankle1 gene encoding ankyrin repeat and LEM domain-containing protein 1 isoform X1, whose amino-acid sequence MHSNRKNLATQLSQAVRDGEPRAVENLLSRGANPNLILRKGVAAVHLAVGIETEKRIRCLKLLLQHGADPNVRSVEDLTPLHVAALWGCYQNLKLLLQNGGDPSLKDQDGNQPVDLANQQENSKCAQLLQEYQSLDGTEAEEEDLPQFQYSFYRGHGSKVVPSSSCMEESTSASENSRFSDFNEGPLSSTRRSSCLNLSGTSNRPRFSGLSDITDLHLRRTLEWDRDSDWGVPSVLYSTRMSAAGSRAPSGTLPILQEGVALPNCSLLPSKDLDISAIQRQSSVFPHHEDPPCYSRLVSRKSVTFKDTDEYFPVFSADSPRKPVEQESSSLVDTTVDFSTYPNFLDSERTATLQHHQGIDVTSPDHVFVFSRDIDCASPDLDKTVMGHWLMEGGEMDEGGGEEFDKVIDPVQPPHSSSSSSGASQYSSCDSDQYTSALEPPLHHRCIPPSTEDAEKRSESRKCGTPPEAASFILPSSRAAPQEPTFPLKSLGAESLYPVLGEELKEHLLSKGHSHNDGYPALPNVPILWGSDPSNGVMTEAELPAMMNDLQLCAKSPLSKTGEDPQKGLVKAFSDTFPAAQSEREEDLHAGEFMHSSRASGALAKEEIEFPLTPSPFVTGRTRSRMSRSSLRTTGSPHTPLSASSLFDVTLSPPTRRLRRNNTGRTCDRQADGLRCTPNLSSNGLGAAPANAEIQGSQESETCSLRADGHQSSQRSDSQADTLIISRSMADTVIISGSLADTVILEDRNGESVPNSSGDGQVETSPSCPSNDVIEEKEFLTDDQSSLNGEGPNEVLNLVPPQVSPPRPNVEESWITDDVESSDSQSELHYTSPEPRKEPPATPASGGTPRYSMSRLSACQKPQTLANLSYTPGGRPLIVDVDEPVEYLYTDVEQGHELIECHLPPTANTSLSSNTSSSEDTVLYDWRSAMLGLGKENHLCQEEVLPDTKGLTDKELRCRLKELGEDPGPINRRTRPVYIQRLHRLQMKPNSQQPANQNSGYSTELAAALDRFALPNCFDEEMALCQQFDQPDQNRKWREGIIKSSFNYLLLDPRVTKNLPYRSQSMTPAECFQTFVGAIFYVGKGKRSRPYSHLYEALEYYRGDKISKKLCSKVQHILQVWNAGQGVISLHCFQNVIPVEAYTREACMVDAIGLKMLTNQKRGDYYGIVATWPLKQRRELGVHLLFRAMQIFLAEGERQLRPVDIRAGQ is encoded by the exons ATGCATTCTAACAGGAAGAATCTAGCGACACAACTGAGCCAAGCTGTCAGAGATGGAGAACCGAG GGCTGTGGAAAATCTTCTTTCGCGAGGCGCAAATCCAAACTTGATACTTCGCAAAGGTGTCGCGGCGGTGCATTTAGCTGTTGgcatagagacagagaagcgAATTCGTTGCCTAAAGCTTCTTCTACAGCATGGGGCTGACCCTAATGTGAG gTCGGTAGAGGATCTGACACCCTTGCACGTTGCTGCACTATGGGGCTGCTACCAGAACCTCAAGCTGCTTCTGCAGAATGGAGGAGACCCCAGCTTAAAAGACCAG GATGGGAACCAACCAGTTGATTTGGCAAATCAACAGGAGAACAGCAAATGTGCACAGCTCCTGCAGGAATACCAGTCCTTGGATGGTACAGAAGCAGAGGAGGAAGACCTGCCGCAATTCCAATACT CCTTTTATCGTGGCCATGGCAGTAAGGTCGTACCCTCCAGCTCTTGCATGGAAGAAAGCACTTCTGCATCTGAGAACTCCCGATTTAGTGACTTCAATGAGGGGCCACTCAGTAGCACACGGCGTTCTTCCTGTTTGAACCTGTCAGGAACCAGCAACAGGCCCAGATTCTCAGGGCTGTCCGATATCACTGACCTACATTTACGTCGTACCCTGGAATGGGACAGGGACTCGGACTGGGGTGTTCCCTCAGTTCTCTATAGCACTCGGATGTCCGCAGCAGGTTCAAGAGCACCCTCAGGGACTTTGCCTATACTTCAGGAGGGAGTCGCACTTCCTAACTGCAGCTTGTTGCCCTCTAAGGACCTAGATATCTCTGCGATCCAAAGACAGTCCAGTGTGTTCCCTCACCATGAGGACCCACCCTGTTACTCACGCCTTGTCAGCCGAAAAAGTGTAACCTTCAAGGACACGGATGAATACTTTCCGGTGTTCAGTGCCGACTCTCCCAGGAAGCCAGTGGAACAAGAGAGTAGCTCCTTGGTTGACACAACAGTCGACTTCTCAACCTACCCAAACTTTCTGGATTCAGAGCGTACGGCTACTTTGCAGCATCATCAGGGAATTGATGTCACCTCACCTGATCACGTCTTTGTATTCTCCCGAGATATTGATTGTGCCAGTCCTGACTTGGATAAGACTGTAATGGGACATTGGCTAATGGAGGGGGGCGAAATGGATGAGGGAGGTGGTGAGGAGTTTGATAAGGTGATTGACCCTGTCCAGCCGCCTCACAGCTCCAGTAGCAGCAGTGGGGctagtcaatacagtagctgTGACAGTGACCAGTACACCAGTGCCCTAGAGCCACCGCTCCATCACAGGTGCATCCCACCTTCGACAGAAGATGCAGAAAAGAGATCAGAATCTAGAAAATGTGGCACTCCTCCCGAGGCAGCCTCCTTTATTTTGCCATCAAGCAGGGCAGCACCACAAGAGCCTACATTTCCTTTGAAATCACTGGGCGCAGAGAGTTTGTATCCTGTACTTGGAGAAGAGCTAAAGGAGCACTTGTTAAGCAAGGGTCATTCACATAACGATGGGTATCCTGCCTTACCAAATGTCCCCATTCTGTGGGGCTCAGACCCTTCAAATGGGGTCATGACAGAGGCAGAGCTTCCTGCTATGATGAACGACTTGCAGCTGTGTGCTAAATCCCCCCTAAGCAAAACTGGGGAAGACCCGCAGAAAGGTCTGGTTAAGGCATTTTCAGACACATTCCCTGCGGCACAATCTGAGAGGGAGGAGGACCTGCATGCAGGGGAGTTCATGCATTCTTCCAGAGCAAGTGGGGCTCTGGCCAAGGAAGAGATAGAGTTTCCACTGACACCCAGCCCATTTGTCACAGGAAGGACACGTTCCAGAATGAGCCGCTCCTCCCTACGAACCACTGgcagcccacacacacccctgtccGCTTCCTCTCTGTTTGATGTGACCTTGTCTCCACCAACACGCCGGTTGCGTCGTAATAACACTGGCAGAACatgtgacagacaggcagatggaCTTCGTTGCACTCCAAATCTTTCATCAAATGGATTGGGGGCTGCTCCAGCAAACGCCGAAATTCAGGGCAGCCAAGAGAGTGAGACCTGCAGTCTGAGGGCTGATGGACACCAGAGTTCACAACGGAGTGACAGCCAAGCAGACACCCTAATAATCTCTAGGAGTATGGCTGACACAGTTATTATCTCTGGTAGTTTAGCTGACACTGTGATCCTGGAGGACAGGAATGGTGAAAGTGTGCCTAACTCTTCTGGAGACGGTCAAGTTGAGACCAGTCCATCTTGCCCCAGTAATGATGTTATAGAGGAGAAGGAATTCCTAACGGATGATCAGTCAAGTTTGAACGGGGAAGGGCCCAATGAGGTATTGAATCTGGTTCCTCCTCAAGTGAGTCCTCCGAGGCCAAATGTGGAAGAATCCTGGATCACTGATGATGTTGAGTCCAGTGACTCACAGTCAGAGCTCCATTATACTTCTCCAGAGCCACGGAAAGAACCACCAGCAACCCCTGCCTCTGGAGGTACCCCACGATACAGTATGAGTAGGCTATCTGCATGCCAAAAGCCCCAGACCCTGGCCAACCTCTCGTACACCCCAGGAGGACGGCCCCTGATTGTGGATGTGGACGAGCCTGTTGAGTACCTTTATACTGATGTTGAACAAGGCCATGAGCTGATCGAGTGCCATTTGCCACCCACTGCCAACACCAGCCTCAGCTCCAATACGAGCAGTAGTGAGGATACTGTGCTGTATGACTGGCGCTCTGCGATGCTTGGCCTCGGAAAGGAGAACCATCTGTGTCAGGAAGAGGTATTGCCAGATACCAAGGGGCTAACTGACAAGGAGCTGAGGTGCAGGCTGAAGGAGCTGGGGGAGGATCCAGGCCCCATCAATCGGCGTACTCGTCCAGTGTACATCCAGAGACTGCACCGCCTACAGATGAAGCCCAACAGCcaacagccagccaatcagaactcgg GATACAGTACGGAATTGGCTGCTGCTCTGGACCGTTTTGCTCTGCCTAACTGCTTTGATGAGGAGATGGCACTGTGCCAGCAGTTTGACCAACCAGACCAAAATAGGAAGTGGCGTGAAGGCATCATCAAGTCCAGCTTCAACTATCTGCTCCTCGACCCCAG AGTCACAAAGAACTTACCATACCGCAGTCAGTCCATGACCCCTGCAGAGTGTTTCCAAACTTTTGTTGGAGCCATTTTCTATGTGGGCAAGGGCAAGAGATCTCGGCCGTACAGCCACCTGTACGAAGCACTGGAGTACTACCGAGGAGACAAAATTTCCAAG AAACTGTGCTCCAAGGTGCAGCACATCCTGCAGGTATGGAATGCTGGGCAGGGGGTCATTTCCCTGCACTGCTTCCAGAACGTCATCCCAGTGGAAGCTTACACCCGAGAAGCCTGCATGGTTGATGCCATTG GCCTAAAGatgctgaccaatcagaagcgGGGGGACTACTATGGGATTGTGGCGACTTGGCCTTTGAAACAGCGGCGTGAACTGGGAGTCCACCTGCTTTTCCGGGCCATGCAGATCTTCCTGGCGGAAGGAGAACGGCAGCTGCGGCCAGTGGACATCAGGGCAGGCCAGTGA